A single genomic interval of Oreochromis aureus strain Israel breed Guangdong linkage group 12, ZZ_aureus, whole genome shotgun sequence harbors:
- the pole gene encoding DNA polymerase epsilon catalytic subunit A, whose protein sequence is MVLQNSGRYKADRGPSGDPESQDDGSSLSALKRLERSQFTDEMDARFGFDRMKEPGEKTGWLINMHPAEILDEDKRMISAVDYYFIQEDGSRFKVSLPFKPYFYIATKKNCEREVISYLSKKFQGKVAKLEILPKEDLDLPNHLVGLKRNYIKLAFNTVDDLVKVKREIAPAVRKNREREQSNDAYTSMLSSALSGGNVTSVDEDGMSKSISDQLDNIVDMREYDVPYHVRVSIDLKIHVAHWYNVRYRGSAYPPEIVRRDDLVERPDPVVLAFDIETTKLPLKFPDAETDQIMMISYMIDGQGFLITNREIVSENIEDFEFTPKPEYEGPFTVFNEDNEAALIQRWFDHVQETKPNIFVTYNGDFFDWPFIEARAALHGLSMHREIGFQKDNQGEYKASQAIHMDCLRWVKRDSYLPVGSHNLKAAAKAKLGYDPVELDPEEMCRMATEEPQTLATYSVSDAVATYYLYMKYVHPFIFALCTIIPMEPDEVLRKGSGTLCEALLMVQAFHANIIFPNKQEQIFNKLTDDGHVLDSETYVGGHVEALESGVFRSDIPCRFKMNPAAFDFLLQRVERTMRHAVEEEEKIPLEQVTNFNEVCDEIKKKLTSLKEVPNRIECPLIYHLDVGAMYPNIILTNRLQPSAMVDEATCAACDFNKPGATCQRRMTWQWRGEIMPASRSEFHRIQQQLESEKFPPLFPNGPPRAFHTLTREEQAKHEKKRLADYCKKAYKKTHVTKLEERVTTICQRENSFYVDTVRAFRDRRYEFKGLHKVWKKKLSSAQDSGDAAEVKRCKNMEILYESLQLAHKCILNSFYGYVMRKGARWYSMEMAGIVCFTGANIITQARELIEQIGRPLELDTDGIWCVLPNTFPENFVVKTSNEKKPKVTISYPGAMLNIMVKEGFTNDQYHELVDPASVTYNIRAENSIFFEVDGPYLAMILPASKEEGKKLKKRYAVFNEDGSLAELKGFEVKRRGELQLIKIFQSSVFEAFLKGTTLEEVYASVAKVADYWLDVLYSKAANMPDAELFDLISENRSMSRKLEDYGEQKSTSISTAKRLAEFLGDQMVKDAGLSCRYVISRKPEGSPVTERAIPLAIFQAEPSVKKHFLRKWLKMPSLHDMDIRSILDWSYYIERLGSAIQKIITIPAALQQVKNPVPRVRHPDWLHKKLLEKNDIYKQKKISELFTSEGKRQIAHQPLEAGPAADIEDFGMPPRPLQPAILISTKRKRASQGDDSQVESQDLELTQSWREILGPPPPMGKTREEHQVWLRYHKKKWELQLKQRKERKKRRRLLDGEAQPVGGGVIRGGPITGLGSFLRRTARSILDMPWQIVQIAETSHPGLYKLWAVIGNDLHCMKLNIPRVFYVNQKVPKQEEGATYKKVNRMLPRSNMVYYLYEYSVPEDMYQEHINEINADLSAPDIEGVYETQVPLLFRALVQLGCVCMVNKHVVRDMAGREADAFDLEHLEMRSLAQFSYLEPGSVRHMYLYHHSQGHKALFGLFIPSQRKASIFVLDTVRSNQMPNLSNLYTAERTALLEKTTEELLPPEKHTFEVRAENDMKAISRALQRILLNYKEERRGPTLIAVQSNWELRRLTAGMPVLEEFPVVPVHVVDEISYNVLDWQRLGARRMIRHYLNLDSCLSQAFDMARYYHLPVGNLPQDVSIFGSDLFLARHLRKHNHLLWLSPTSRPDLGGKEADDSRLVMENDDRGSVEINAQGCYSTACVELDLQSLAVNTILQSQHVNDMEGGASLGVSFDVIQQASLEDMMSGNQGASALASYDETALCSNTFRILKSMVVGWVREITQYHNVYADNQVMHFYRWLRSPSSLLYDPALHRTLHNMMKKVFLQLVAEFKRLGSTVVYGNFNRIILCTKKRRIDDAIGYVEYITNSIHSKEIFHSLSISFSRCWEFLLWMDPANYGGVKGKLPSSVMYGEEGAQQKKTRQEEGDEDGSEDEDEENAEEEDGDGETDEVEDLIESNWNIMQYLPQTASCQKYFLMIVSAYIAAVYHSMKEELRRNGPGATPVKRRGNSQASQQAIGDLSALPGMISFSQEYVSSELTQNIFTITQKIQKKVTGTRSVTHTSEMFPILPGSHLPLNNPALEFIKYVCQVLSLDANIVNQVNKLKRDLLRLVDVGEFSDEAQFRDPCNSYILPEVICHHCNFCRDLDLCKDPSVAQDGSVLPQWFCSNCQAQYDTNSIEMALVEALQKKLMSYTLQDLVCSKCKGVKETNMQLYCKCAGDFDLTFSAKSFSEQIAVFRNIASHYNMSFLEETIGWLLIMSPQINQGVH, encoded by the exons ATGGTTCTGCAGAACAGTGGACGCTACAAAGCGGACCGAGGACCGAGTGGGGATCCGGAAAGCCA GGATGATGGATCCTCCTTATCGGCCCTCAAGCGGCTGGAGCGCAGTCAGTTCACCGACGAGATGGACGCTCGCTTCGGATTCGACAGGATGAAGGAGCCGGGAGAGAAAACGGGCTGGCTGATCAACATGCACCCC GCAGAGATCCTGGATGAAGACAAGAGGATGATCAGCGCGGTGGACTATTATTTCATACAGGAGGATGGAAGCAGGTTCAAG GTGTCTCTGCCCTTCAAGCCATATTTTTACATTGCGACGAAAAAG AACTGCGAGAGAGAAGTCATCTCATACTTATCTAAGAAGTTCCAAGGAAAGGTGGCAAAGCTCGAAATTCTCCCAAAAGAAGACCTGGACCTG CCAAACCACCTTGTCGGACTGAAGAGAAACTACATCAAGCTGGCGTTCAACACCGTGGACGACCTCGTGAAGGTCAAGCGTGAGATTGCCCCGGCGGTAcgtaaaaaccgagagagggaGCAGTCCAACGATGCCTACACCTCAATGTTGTCAAG TGCGCTATCAGGAGGCAACGTGACCTCAGTGGATGAAGACGGGATGTCAAAGAGTATTTCAGATCAGTTAGACAACATAGTGGACATGAGAGAGTATGACGTGCCTTACCATGTGCGTGTGTCCATTGACCTCAAGATCCACGTG gcTCACTGGTACAACGTTCGATACAGAGGCAGCGCTTACCCGCCAGAGATTGTACGGAGAGACGATCTTGTGGAGCGACCG GACCCCGTTGTTTTGGCGTTTGACATCGAGACCACCAAGCTTCCGCTGAAATTCCCAGACGCGGAGACGGATCAAATTATGATGATCTCCTACATGATAGATGGACAG GGGTTTCTAATCACAAACCGAGAGATCGTCTCTGAGAACATTGAGGATTTTGAGTTTACCCCCAAACCTGAGTATGAAGGGCCATTCACTGTTTTTAATGAGGACAATGAG GCAGCTCTCATTCAGAGGTGGTTTGATCACGTTCAAGAAACAAAGCCAAACATCTTTGTGACCTACAATGGAGACTTCTTTGATTG GCCTTTCATTGAGGCTCGGGCTGCCCTCCATGGACTGAGCATGCACAGGGAGATCGGTTTCCAGAAAGATAACCAAGGAGAGTACAAGGCCAGTCAGGCCATCCACATGGATTGTTTAAG GTGGGTAAAGAGAGACAGCTACTTGCCGGTGGGAAGCCACAATCTGAAGGCAGCAGCGAAGGCTAAACTGGGTTATGACCCCGTGGAGCTCGACCCAGAGGAGATGTGCCGCATGGCAACTGAGGAACCGCAG ACTCTAGCAACCTATTCTGTGTCAGATGCCGTGGCCACATATTACCTGTACATGAAATATGTCCACCCCTTCATCTTCGCTCTGTGTACCATCATCCCCATGGAGCCCGATGAG GTGCTGCGTAAAGGTTCGGGGACTCTGTGTGAAGCTTTACTTATGGTGCAGGCCTTCCACGCCAACATCATCTTCCCCAACAAGCAGGAGCAGATCTTCAACAAACTGACAGACGACGGCCACGTCCTGGACTCCGAGACTTACGTGGGCGGTCACGTGGAGGCGCTGGAGTCTGGAGTGTTTCGGAGTGACATCCCCTGCCGTTTCAAAATG AACCCGGCTGCATTTGACTTCCTGCTGCAAAGAGTTGAGAGGACGATGCGTCATGCCGTcgaggaagaggagaaaatcCCTCTGGAGCAAGTCACTAACTTCAATGAG GTTTGTGACGAAATTAAGAAAAAGCTGACGTCCCTCAAGGAGGTTCCAAACAGGATTGAATGTCCCCTCATCTACCATCTGGACGTAGGGGCAATGTACCCCAATATTATTCTCACCAACCGCCTTCAG CCATCCGCTATGGTTGATGAGGCCACGTGTGCTGCCTGTGACTTCAACAAACCTGGTGCCACGTGTCAGAGGAGGATGACCTGGCAATGGAGAGGAGAAATCA TGCCCGCCAGCCGCAGTGAGTTTCACCGCATCCAGCAGCAACTTGAGTCTGAGAAGTTCCCGCCGCTGTTCCCCAACGGTCCACCTCGGGCTTTCCACACGCTCACCAGGGAGGAGCAGGCCAAGCATGAGAAGAAACGTCTCGCAg acTATTGTAAGAAGGCTTATAAAAAGACACACGTCACCAAGCTGGAGGAGCGAGTTACCACCATCTGTCAGAGGGAAAACTCCTTCTATGTGGATACTGTAAGAGCTTTCAGAGATCGCCGTTATGAATTCAAAGGACTTCACAAG GTATGGAAGAAGAAACTTTCGTCAGCTCAGGACAGCGGAGACGCCGCTGAGGTGAAGCGCTGCAAAAACATGGAGATCCTGTACGAATCCCTTCAGCTCGCTCACAAGTGCATTCTCAACTCTTTCTACGGCTACGTCATGAGGAAGGG GGCCCGATGGTACTCTATGGAGATGGCCGGCATTGTGTGTTTCACTGGAGCCAATATTATTACTCAGGCCAGAGAGCTCATTGAGCAAATAGG GAGGCCTCTTGAGTTGGACACTGATGGTATCTGGTGTGTCCTCCCCAACACCTTCCCAGAGAACTTTGTGGTGAAGACCAGTAATGAGAAGAAGCCCAAGGTGACTATCTCCTACCCGGGTGCCATGTTGAACATCATGGTAAAAGAGGGATTTACCAACGATCAGTACCACGAGCTGGTCGACCCCGCGTCCGTTACTTACAACATCAGGGCAGAGAACAGCATCTTCTTTGAGGTGGACGGACCGTATCTGGCAATGATCCTGCCAGCCTCCAAAGAGGAGGGCAAGAAGCTGAAAAAGAG GTACGCTGTGTTTAATGAGGATGGTTCTTTAGCCGAGCTGAAGGGTTTTGAAgtgaagagaagaggagagcTCCAGCTCATTAAGATTTTTCAGTCGTCTGTGTTCGAGGCTTTCCTCAAAGGAACTACTCTAGAGGAGGTCTACGCTTCAGTGGCCAAAGTGGCCGACTACTGGCTGGATGTACTTTACAGCAAG GCTGCCAACATGCCAGATGCAGAGCTTTTTGACCTGATTTCAGAGAATCGGTCAATGTCCAGAAAACTCGAGGATTACGGTGAGCAGAAGTCCACGTCCATCAGCACAGCTAAGAGGCTGGCAGAGTTCCTGGGGGATCAAATGGTGAAAGATGCCGGTCTGAGCTGTCGCTACGTCATCTCCCGAAAACCTGAGGGTTCCCCTGTCACGGAAAG GGCCATTCCTCTAGCCATCTTTCAGGCCGAGCCAAGCGTCAAGAAACATTTCCTTCGCAAGTGGTTAAAGATGCCCAGCTTGCATGACATGGACATCCGCTct atcCTTGATTGGAGCTATTACATAGAGAGGTTGGGTAGTGCAATCCAGAAAATCATCACCATTCCTGCTGCTCTGCAACAG GTGAAGAATCCTGTTCCCAGAGTGAGGCATCCTGACTGGCTACACAAGAAACTCCTGGAGAAAAATGACATatacaagcagaagaaaattagTGAGCTGTTTACCAGCGAAGGCAAGAGACAG ATTGCCCATCAGCCTCTTGAAGCAGGCCCAGCTGCTGACATAGAGGATTTCGGGATGCCACCCAGACCCCTGCAGCCAGCTATCCTTATCAGCACTAAGCGGAAGCGGGCATCACAGGGAGACGACAGCCAGGTGGAGTCTCAGGATTTAGAGCTCACGCAGTCCTGGCGGGAGATCCTGGGACCGCCCCCTCCCATGGGAAAAACACGG GAGGAACATCAAGTTTGGCTGCGCTACCATAAGAAAAAGTGGGAGCTGCAGCTGAAGCAGAGaaaggagaggaaaaagaggaggaggctgCTGGATGGGGAGGCTCAACCGGTCGGCGGAGGAGTGATCAGAGGTGGTCCCATCACAGGCCTAGGGAGCTTCCTCCGCAGAACAGCTCGGAGCATCCTCGATATGCCGTGGCAAATTGTCCAG attgCAGAAACTAGTCACCCTGGTCTGTATAAGCTCTGGGCTGTGATTGGAAATGACCTCCACTGCATGAAACTCAACATCCCACGTGTCTTCTACGTTAATCAAAAAGTCCCAAAACAGGAGGAGGGAGCGACGTACAAAAAG GTGAACCGCATGCTGCCTCGCTCCAACATGGTTTACTACCTCTATGAGTACTCTGTGCCAGAGGACATGTACCAAGAGCACATCAATGAGATCAATGCCGACCTTTCTGCACCCGACATCGAAGGGGTCTATGAAACACAG GTTCCTTTGCTGTTTCGAGCTTTGGTGCAGCTGGGATGTGTGTGCATGGTCAACAAACATGTTGTGAGAGATATGGCCGGCAGGGAGGCTGACGCGTTTGATCTGGAGCATCTGGAGATGAGGTCGCTGGCCCAGTTTAGCTACCTGGAACCTG GGAGTGTTCGCCACATGTACTTGTATCATCACAGCCAAGGCCACAAGGCTCTGTTTGGCCTCTTCATCCCCTCTCAGCGCAAAGCTAGCATCTTCGTCCTGGACACG GTTCGAAGCAACCAGATGCCCAACTTGAGTAACCTCTACACAGCCGAACGCACGGCCCTCCTGGAGAAGACGACGGAGGAGCTTCTGCCTCCAGAGAAACACACCTTTGAGGTGCGGGCTGAAAATGACATGAAGGCAATCTCACGTGCGCTCCAACGAATACTCCTAAACTACAAG GAGGAGCGCCGTGGGCCCACCCTCATCGCAGTGCAGTCAAACTGGGAGTTGCGTCGATTGACGGCAGGGATGCCGGTGCTCGAGGAGTTCCCGGTCGTTCCGGTTCACGTGGTTGATGAGATCAGCTATAACGTGTTGGACTGGCAACGGCTCGGTGCCCGGCGCATGATCCGCCACTACCTCAACCTGGACAGCTGTCTGTCACAGGCTTTTGACATGGCCAG ATATTACCACTTACCTGTGGGGAACTTGCCACAGGATGTGTCCATCTTTGGCTCAGACTTATTCTTGGCAAGACATCTACGGAAGCACAACCACCTGCTATGGCTTTCGCCCACATCCAGGCCTGACCTGGGAGGAAAAGAGGCTGATGACAGCCGTCTGGTGATggaaaatgatgacagaggctCTGTGGAGATCAATGCTCAGGGATGTTATTCAACAG CATGTGTGGAGTTGGACCTGCAGAGCCTGGCGGTGAACACCATCCTCCAGTCGCAGCATGTCAACGACATGGAGGGCGGAGCCAGCCTGGGCGTCAGTTTTGATGTGATCCAGCAGGCATCTTTGGAGGACATGATGTCAGGAAACCAGGGAGCAAGCGCTCTGGCTAGCTACGATGAGACGGCTCTCTGCTCCAACACCTTCAG GATCTTAAAGAGCATGGTGGTGGGATGGGTCAGGGAGATCACACAGTACCACAATGTGTATGCAGACAACCAGGTGATGCATTTCTACCGCTGGCTGCGCTCCCCCAGCTCGCTGCTGTATGACCCCGCCCTGCACCGCACCCTGCATAACATGATGAAGAAGGTGTTTCTGCA GTTGGTTGCAGAGTTCAAACGTCTTGGCTCGACTGTGGTGTACGGAAACTTTAACAGGATCATTCTGTGTACCAAAAAACGCAGGATTGATGATGCCATCGGCTATGTTGAGTATATCACCAACAG CATCCATTCCAAAGAAATTTTCCACTCTTTGTCCATCTCCTTCTCACGGTGCTGGGAGTTCCTGCTGTGGATGGACCCTGCCAACTATGGTGGTGTGAAGGGCAAACTGCCCTCCAGCGTCATGTATGGAGAG GAAGGAGCCCAACAGAAGAAAACCAGACAAGAAGAGGGGGATGAGGATGGCAgtgaggatgaagatgaagaaaatgctgaggaggaggatggagatGGAGAGACGGATGAAGTAGAGGATTTGATTGAGAGTAACTGGAATATCATGCAGTATCTTCCTCAAACCGCCTCCTGTCAGAAGTACTTCCTCATGATCGTCTCag CGTATATTGCAGCGGTCTATCACAGCATGAAAGAGGAGCTGAGACGTAACGGCCCAGGAGCAACACCAGTAAAGAGACGTGGCAACAGCCAGGCTTCCCAGCAGGCCATCGGGGATCTGAGTGCACTTCCTG GAATGATCTCCTTCTCCCAGGAGTACGTGTCCAGCGAGCTGACACAGAACATTTTCACCATCACTCAGAAAATCCAGAAAAAGGTCACTGGTACCAGGAGTGTTACCCACACCTCAGAGATGTTCCCCATCCTGCCTGGGTCACACCTTCCACTCAACAACCCAGCACTGGAGTTTATCAAATATGTCtgccag GTTCTTTCACTAGATGCCAACATTGTAAATCAGGTGAACAAGCTGAAGAGAGACCTCCTACGTCTTGTGGATGTTGGAGAGTTTTCAGATGAAGCCCAGTTCCGTGACCCATGCAACTCCTACATCCTGCCAGAAGTTATCTGTCACCACTGCAATTTCTGTCGGGACCTTGACCTCTGCAAGGACCCGTCAGTGGCACAG GATGGTTCGGTTTTGCCTCAGTGGTTCTGCTCCAACTGTCAGGCGCAGTATGACACCAACTCTATTGAGATGGCTCTGGTAGAAGCTCTGCAGAAGAAACTGATGAGCTACACGCTGCAGGATCTG GTGTGTAGCAAATGTAAGGGAGTGAAGGAAACCAACATGCAGCTGTACTGCAAATGTGCTGGAGACTTTGACCTCACCTTCTCAGCCAAG agCTTCTCTGAGCAGATCGCAGTGTTTAGGAACATAGCGTCCCACTACAACATGAGCTTCCTGGAGGAGACCATAGGCTGGCTGCTCATTATGAGCCCTCAGATCAACCAGGGTGTTCACTGA
- the p2rx2 gene encoding P2X purinoceptor 2 isoform X1 — MTETCHKIIMGLHNFLKEYIHGFWDYETPKVMVVKNRTLGVIYRSVQFLVITYFIWYVFISQKAYQESETRPESSVYTLMKGSAIHGDEILDTVEYARPSEGGDVISTILRREFTFNQRQDTCAEHFNVAGANCTTDSDCVEGEVNFNGHGRRTGRCVQYYNHTFKTCEIQTWCPIEEYAVVREPPLEEAINFTVFIRNSIHFPKFKVLRGNIKDARNKRDIKRYLNKCHYDEESDPYCPIFRLGYIAAQARENFSELCNTGGVIGVFINWKCNLDLDPSHCKPTYSFRRLDLRKDLPDAGYYYRFAKYYSKDGEETRTLIKAYGIRLDIIVHGHAGKFSPIPTIISTVTAMTSVGICTIICDWIMLTFIDKNEVYSERKFDEVIKEPTNPIPTELSYINSFGSNHSDLSDGVPL, encoded by the exons ATGACGGAAACATGCCATAAAATCATCATGGGGCTACATAACTTCCTGAAGGAGTATATTCATGGTTTTTGGGACTATGAGACCCCCAAGGTGATGGTGGTTAAGAACAGAACTCTTGGCGTGATTTACAGGAGTGTTCAGTTTCTTGTGATCACTTATTTCATATG GTATGTCTTTATAAGTCAGAAAGCATATCAAGAGAGTGAAACCCGTCCGGAGAGCTCTGTTTACACTCTCATGAAAGGCTCAGCAATTCATGGAGATGAGATCCTGGACACTGTGGAGTATGCCCGACCCTCAGAG GGTGGCGATGTGATTAGCACAATACTGAGACGAGAATTCACGTTCAATCAGAGACAAGACACCTGTGCTGAG CATTTCAATGTTGCCGGTGCCAACTGCACCACCGATTCTGACTGCGTCGAAGGGGAAGTCAACTTCAATGGCCACG GCAGAAGGACGGGCAGATGTGTTCAGTACTACAACCACACCTTTAAAACCTGTGAGATACAAACCTGGTGTCCGATTGAGGAATACGCTGTAGTACG AGAACCACCATTAGAGGAGGCCATCAATTTCACagtcttcatcaggaactctATCCACTTCCCCAAATTTAAAGTGCTGAG GGGAAATATTAAGGATGCCCGAAACAAGCGAGACATTAAGAGATACCTGAATAAGTGTCACTATGATGAGGAGAGTGACCCCTACTGTCCCATCTTCCGCTTGGGATACATCGCAGCACAAGCGAGGGAGAATTTTAGTGAGCTCTGCAACACT GGAGGAGTGATCGGTGTTTTCATCAACTGGAAGTGTAACTTGGATCTGGATCCCTCACACTGTAAACCCACATACTCATTCCGTCGCCTTGACCTCCGAAAGGATCTGCCCGACGCTGGTTATTATTACAG GTTTGCCAAATATTACAGTAAAGATGGAGAAGAAACTCGGACACTAATCAAGGCCTATGGCATCCGTCTAGATATCATAGTTCATGGACAT GCTGGTAAATTTAGCCCTATTCCAACCATCATCAGCACAGTGACTGCTATGACTTCTGTTGGGATT TGTACAATAATCTGCGACTGGATCATGCTGACATTTATCGACAAGAATGAAGTCTACAGTGAGAGAAAGTTTGATGAA GTGATCAAGGAGCCCACAAATCCCATACCCACAGAGCTTAGCTACATCAACAGCTTCGGCTCGAACCATTCTGACCTGTCTGACGGCGTACCGCTGTGA
- the p2rx2 gene encoding P2X purinoceptor 2 isoform X2 codes for MKGSAIHGDEILDTVEYARPSEGGDVISTILRREFTFNQRQDTCAEHFNVAGANCTTDSDCVEGEVNFNGHGRRTGRCVQYYNHTFKTCEIQTWCPIEEYAVVREPPLEEAINFTVFIRNSIHFPKFKVLRGNIKDARNKRDIKRYLNKCHYDEESDPYCPIFRLGYIAAQARENFSELCNTGGVIGVFINWKCNLDLDPSHCKPTYSFRRLDLRKDLPDAGYYYRFAKYYSKDGEETRTLIKAYGIRLDIIVHGHAGKFSPIPTIISTVTAMTSVGICTIICDWIMLTFIDKNEVYSERKFDEVIKEPTNPIPTELSYINSFGSNHSDLSDGVPL; via the exons ATGAAAGGCTCAGCAATTCATGGAGATGAGATCCTGGACACTGTGGAGTATGCCCGACCCTCAGAG GGTGGCGATGTGATTAGCACAATACTGAGACGAGAATTCACGTTCAATCAGAGACAAGACACCTGTGCTGAG CATTTCAATGTTGCCGGTGCCAACTGCACCACCGATTCTGACTGCGTCGAAGGGGAAGTCAACTTCAATGGCCACG GCAGAAGGACGGGCAGATGTGTTCAGTACTACAACCACACCTTTAAAACCTGTGAGATACAAACCTGGTGTCCGATTGAGGAATACGCTGTAGTACG AGAACCACCATTAGAGGAGGCCATCAATTTCACagtcttcatcaggaactctATCCACTTCCCCAAATTTAAAGTGCTGAG GGGAAATATTAAGGATGCCCGAAACAAGCGAGACATTAAGAGATACCTGAATAAGTGTCACTATGATGAGGAGAGTGACCCCTACTGTCCCATCTTCCGCTTGGGATACATCGCAGCACAAGCGAGGGAGAATTTTAGTGAGCTCTGCAACACT GGAGGAGTGATCGGTGTTTTCATCAACTGGAAGTGTAACTTGGATCTGGATCCCTCACACTGTAAACCCACATACTCATTCCGTCGCCTTGACCTCCGAAAGGATCTGCCCGACGCTGGTTATTATTACAG GTTTGCCAAATATTACAGTAAAGATGGAGAAGAAACTCGGACACTAATCAAGGCCTATGGCATCCGTCTAGATATCATAGTTCATGGACAT GCTGGTAAATTTAGCCCTATTCCAACCATCATCAGCACAGTGACTGCTATGACTTCTGTTGGGATT TGTACAATAATCTGCGACTGGATCATGCTGACATTTATCGACAAGAATGAAGTCTACAGTGAGAGAAAGTTTGATGAA GTGATCAAGGAGCCCACAAATCCCATACCCACAGAGCTTAGCTACATCAACAGCTTCGGCTCGAACCATTCTGACCTGTCTGACGGCGTACCGCTGTGA